The Toxorhynchites rutilus septentrionalis strain SRP chromosome 3, ASM2978413v1, whole genome shotgun sequence genome includes a region encoding these proteins:
- the LOC129777727 gene encoding uncharacterized protein LOC129777727, which produces MKFLIVGLLLAGCACTEISDRRQISLEAVEKLRATIPHYQTAQDYAVKSMSEAKRNASVILSNFYHIVFETKITALVNILEEEASTMNYAKSVDEWCWESNVPLLEGTMGWVGNDFSECARQLDGLIAEVVASTYNQFHADEAEIKKISLLDVLQRRNIISNPKSIIDAIENLEIDIERTVPELGDLLSNFETELNDKIPGYSGCLKNSVQQRTRQIEFLKGETIKCLAEQKKQKSLH; this is translated from the exons atgaaatttttgatagtTGGTTTACTACTTGCAGGATGCGCA tgcacTGAAATATCTGACCGACGTCAGATTTCGCTGGAGGCGGTAGAGAAACTACGCGCCACAATACCGCATTATCAAACCGCTCAAGATTATGCTGTTAAGAGTATGTCCGAAGCAAAAAGAAATGCTTCCGTCATATTGAGCAACTTTTATCACATTGTGTTTGAGACTAAAATCACCGCGCTCGTGAATATTCTGGAAGAGGAGGCTTCAACGATGAACTATGCGAAATCCGTGGACGAATGGTGCTGGGAGAGTAACGTTCCGTTGCTCGAGGGCACCATGGGCTGGGTTGGAAACGATTTCAGCGAGTGTGCACGACAGCTGGATGGTTTGATTGCCGAAGTGGTGGCCAGTACCTACAACCAATTCCATGCTGACGAAGCCGAAATTAAGAAAATCAGCTTGTTGGATGTTTTACAGAGAAGGAATATTATCAGCAACCCCAAGTCCATCATTGATGCCATCGAAAATCTGGAAATAGATATCGAACGTACAGTTCCGGAGCTGGGGGATTTACTTTCCAACTTTGAAACAGAGCTTAACGACAAAATTCCCGGTTACTCGGGCTGCTTGAAAAATAGTGTTCAGCAACGCACGCGACAAATTGAGTTTCTGAAGGGAGAAACCATCAAATGTCTGGCTGAACAGAAGAAACAGAAGTCTTTGCATTGA